A stretch of Alkalicella caledoniensis DNA encodes these proteins:
- a CDS encoding phosphoglucomutase/phosphomannomutase family protein, which produces MSEIKFGTDGWRGLLARDFTFANVEKAVNAILAHVHYKGMGNKGIVIGYDTRFLGDQFALLATELANKWGMDVYLTDKPTPTPVIAYGVKVKQAAGALMFTASHNPPEYNGIKFIPHYAGPATMEITKDIENHLNNPKEYVSDKKGETSTYNPWKDYKEHLNSILDLSKLKGLKVVVDPMYGAGSDYLPELLEEAGCHVVAINIHKDPYFGGNLPEPNLEHLGDLVEMVKEENAQLGLALDGDADRFGIVDHEGSYYVPNQLIPLMFQYLAKENTTEKRVIRTVATTHLIDKMADEMGFEVTETPVGFKYVGEAMEQGGVLIGGEESGGASIHGHIPEKDGLLVDCLVALMVVSSGPLKEQWEKLLAKYGNFVSKRLDLRVPEDKKAEILNNLKENTPTEVAGLKVVEVNRKDGTKMLLEDKSSWVLFRPSGTEPLLRVYIESDTQETFDKIAAWAKDYLAS; this is translated from the coding sequence ATGTCAGAGATTAAATTTGGAACAGATGGCTGGAGAGGACTTCTTGCCAGAGATTTTACATTTGCAAATGTTGAGAAAGCAGTAAATGCAATACTTGCCCATGTGCATTATAAAGGTATGGGTAATAAAGGGATAGTAATAGGCTACGATACCAGGTTTTTAGGGGATCAATTTGCCCTCCTAGCCACAGAATTAGCCAATAAATGGGGTATGGATGTATATCTAACAGATAAACCCACACCCACACCTGTTATTGCTTATGGTGTTAAGGTAAAACAAGCTGCTGGTGCTCTTATGTTTACTGCAAGCCACAACCCGCCAGAATATAACGGCATTAAGTTTATTCCACACTACGCTGGACCAGCAACAATGGAAATCACCAAGGATATTGAAAATCACTTAAACAACCCAAAAGAATACGTATCAGATAAAAAAGGTGAAACATCCACATACAACCCATGGAAAGATTACAAAGAACATCTAAATTCTATTTTGGATTTATCAAAGCTTAAAGGATTAAAAGTTGTGGTAGATCCAATGTATGGTGCAGGATCTGACTACCTTCCAGAGCTCCTAGAAGAGGCAGGGTGCCATGTTGTGGCAATTAATATACATAAGGACCCTTACTTTGGTGGCAACCTTCCAGAGCCAAACCTAGAGCACCTAGGTGACTTGGTTGAAATGGTAAAAGAAGAAAATGCACAACTGGGGTTAGCTTTAGATGGGGATGCTGATAGATTTGGTATAGTTGACCATGAAGGTAGCTACTATGTACCTAATCAGCTGATACCCCTAATGTTCCAATACCTTGCAAAGGAAAATACAACTGAGAAGAGAGTTATTCGTACAGTTGCCACAACTCATCTAATTGATAAAATGGCTGATGAGATGGGATTTGAAGTTACAGAAACACCTGTTGGCTTTAAATACGTTGGAGAAGCAATGGAGCAAGGTGGAGTACTTATAGGAGGGGAAGAAAGTGGAGGAGCAAGTATCCACGGACATATCCCAGAAAAAGACGGGCTTTTAGTGGATTGCTTAGTTGCTCTTATGGTTGTATCCTCAGGTCCGTTAAAGGAACAATGGGAAAAACTGTTGGCTAAGTACGGCAACTTTGTAAGCAAAAGACTTGACCTTAGGGTGCCAGAAGACAAAAAAGCAGAGATACTAAATAACCTTAAGGAAAACACACCTACTGAAGTTGCAGGACTAAAGGTAGTTGAAGTTAACAGAAAAGATGGAACAAAAATGTTATTGGAAGATAAAAGTAGCTGGGTACTCTTTAGACCATCAGGTACTGAACCACTTTTAAGGGTATATATAGAAAGTGATACCCAGGAGACATTTGATAAAATAGCAGCATGGGCAAAAGATTACCTAGCAAGCTAA
- a CDS encoding sensor histidine kinase codes for MDIDITIYDIFKSLINNLGIIVLIAFLLTKIPLFKTLVIDKERVGVKGQITLAIIFGLFGILATYNGFPVKGAIANARVVGVVAGGIIGGPVVGLGAGLIAGVHRYGIDIGGFTALACGVATIVEGLIGGYSKKIYKGKNIRPTTAFYIGVVAEITQMALILLLARPFHEALELVQIIIIPMTILNSLGIALFIMVIQNIYGERERTAAEQAQKALKIANKTLPYFRHGLDYESAKWAVEIIHEYNESVAVAITDTTQILGFIGLGEDHHKPGMEIKTILAKKVIESGNYSVGHTKYEIGCNHKKCKLSSAVMVPLKNKDMPIGSLVFFGKASHGISSIDIELATGLAQLFSTQIELSNIEKQKRDLNKAELRALQAQINPHFLFNAINTIVAFIRTKPDTSRELLIHLGDFFRKNLQRTNEFVSLNTEIEHVKSYLAIEKARFGDKLNVEFEIEKGEVCLVPPLILQPLVENAIKHGLLPKKNGGNIKVSAVKGMKDMEITISDDGVGMSCSFNGTKGTAGCGIGLSNVNERLINLYGEEYHLDIQSTDGQGTTIKMLIPLDSGRSNNEHP; via the coding sequence ATGGATATAGATATAACAATTTATGATATTTTTAAAAGTTTAATAAATAACCTTGGAATAATAGTACTTATAGCTTTTTTACTTACAAAGATTCCACTGTTTAAAACCCTAGTTATAGATAAAGAACGGGTAGGTGTAAAAGGGCAGATTACTCTGGCTATAATCTTCGGTCTTTTTGGTATCTTAGCTACTTATAATGGATTCCCTGTAAAAGGTGCCATAGCCAATGCGAGGGTTGTTGGTGTTGTAGCTGGTGGAATCATAGGGGGGCCTGTGGTAGGTTTAGGAGCTGGACTCATAGCTGGTGTTCATCGCTATGGGATAGATATAGGAGGGTTTACTGCTTTAGCCTGTGGGGTAGCCACCATTGTAGAAGGGCTTATAGGCGGGTATAGCAAAAAGATTTATAAGGGAAAGAATATAAGGCCAACAACGGCTTTTTATATAGGGGTAGTAGCAGAAATTACACAAATGGCCTTAATTTTATTGTTAGCGAGGCCATTTCATGAAGCTTTAGAACTAGTACAGATTATAATTATACCTATGACTATCCTAAATAGTTTAGGAATTGCCCTATTTATCATGGTTATCCAAAATATCTACGGAGAAAGGGAAAGAACTGCCGCTGAACAGGCACAAAAAGCCCTTAAAATAGCTAATAAGACACTGCCTTACTTCAGGCATGGACTGGACTATGAATCTGCTAAGTGGGCCGTAGAAATTATCCATGAATATAATGAATCAGTGGCTGTGGCCATTACAGATACAACTCAAATACTAGGGTTTATTGGCTTAGGAGAAGACCACCATAAACCAGGTATGGAGATAAAAACCATCCTTGCAAAAAAGGTAATTGAGTCAGGAAATTATAGTGTAGGCCATACAAAGTATGAGATAGGTTGTAATCATAAAAAATGCAAATTAAGTTCCGCAGTAATGGTTCCACTAAAAAATAAAGACATGCCCATAGGATCCCTTGTGTTTTTTGGGAAAGCGTCCCATGGAATCTCCTCAATAGATATAGAACTTGCAACAGGTCTTGCACAGCTATTTTCCACACAAATCGAATTGAGTAATATCGAAAAACAAAAAAGAGACTTAAATAAGGCAGAACTAAGGGCCCTTCAAGCCCAGATCAATCCACACTTTTTATTCAATGCCATAAACACAATTGTAGCATTTATTAGAACCAAGCCCGATACATCACGGGAGTTATTAATACACTTAGGAGACTTTTTTAGGAAAAATCTTCAACGAACAAACGAGTTTGTGTCCCTAAATACTGAAATTGAACATGTTAAATCATATCTAGCCATAGAAAAGGCAAGGTTTGGAGATAAACTAAATGTAGAATTTGAGATAGAAAAAGGAGAGGTGTGCCTAGTTCCGCCACTTATACTGCAACCCCTAGTGGAAAACGCCATAAAGCATGGCTTGTTACCTAAAAAAAATGGGGGAAATATTAAGGTATCAGCAGTAAAAGGAATGAAAGATATGGAAATAACCATATCCGATGATGGTGTTGGCATGTCTTGTTCTTTCAACGGCACAAAAGGAACAGCTGGCTGCGGGATAGGTCTTTCCAACGTAAATGAGAGGCTAATTAACTTATATGGTGAAGAATACCATTTAGATATTCAGTCAACTGATGGACAAGGGACAACCATCAAAATGCTTATACCACTTGACTCAGGGAGGTCGAACAATGAACATCCTTAA